From a single Salinirussus salinus genomic region:
- the lpdA gene encoding dihydrolipoyl dehydrogenase: MVVGDVTTGTEVLVIGGGPGGYVAGIRAGQLGHDVTLVEASEVGGTCLNEGCIPSKALISATDIAHRAGAAERLGVHAEPAVDLAAMVGWKDRLVGRLTAGVESLLERAGVTVVEGRAEFNSGEEVRVVHDGEGQGSETVSFEHAVVATGSRPVELPSVSFDGDRVLSSRGALALETVPDSLAVVGAGYIGMELATVYAKLGADVTVLEQLEGALPGYADDLAEVVRERAEEVGVDFRFGEVVEGCEKRRHEVRLETGGDAVTAERCLVAVGREPVTDTAGLAAAGVETDDEGFVVTDEQGRTTRDSVFAVGDAAGEPMLAHAAFREGEVAAEAIDGQPAALDNQAVPAAVFTDPEIATVGMTEEEAREEGFDPAVGEMPLRASGRALTLNEREGFVRVVADAEHGFVLGAQVVGPEASELVAEVTLAIEMGATLEDLAATVHVHPTLSEAVHEAAMGALDRSIHY; encoded by the coding sequence ATGGTCGTCGGAGACGTCACGACAGGGACCGAGGTGTTAGTCATCGGGGGCGGCCCGGGCGGGTACGTCGCCGGCATCCGCGCCGGCCAGCTGGGTCACGACGTGACCCTCGTGGAGGCGTCGGAGGTCGGCGGCACCTGCCTCAACGAGGGGTGTATCCCGTCGAAGGCGCTCATCTCCGCTACCGACATCGCCCACCGGGCGGGCGCGGCCGAGCGGCTGGGCGTCCACGCCGAGCCGGCGGTCGACCTCGCGGCGATGGTCGGCTGGAAGGACCGGCTGGTCGGCCGGCTCACGGCGGGCGTCGAGTCGCTGCTCGAGCGGGCCGGCGTCACGGTCGTGGAGGGCCGCGCGGAGTTCAACTCCGGCGAGGAGGTCCGGGTCGTCCACGACGGCGAGGGGCAGGGCTCGGAAACCGTCTCCTTCGAGCACGCCGTCGTGGCGACCGGGAGCCGGCCGGTCGAGCTTCCCTCCGTGTCCTTCGACGGGGACCGCGTGCTCTCCTCGCGGGGCGCGCTCGCGCTGGAGACGGTTCCCGACTCGCTGGCGGTCGTGGGCGCCGGCTACATCGGGATGGAGCTGGCGACGGTGTACGCGAAACTCGGCGCCGACGTCACGGTGCTCGAACAGCTGGAGGGCGCGCTGCCGGGCTACGCGGACGACCTGGCCGAGGTGGTCCGCGAGCGGGCCGAAGAGGTCGGCGTCGACTTCCGCTTCGGCGAGGTCGTCGAGGGCTGCGAGAAACGCCGGCACGAGGTCCGGCTGGAGACCGGCGGGGACGCGGTGACAGCCGAGCGGTGTCTCGTGGCGGTCGGCCGCGAACCGGTCACCGACACCGCCGGCCTCGCGGCCGCGGGCGTCGAGACCGACGACGAGGGGTTCGTGGTCACCGACGAGCAGGGCCGGACCACCCGGGACAGCGTCTTCGCGGTCGGTGACGCGGCCGGCGAGCCGATGCTCGCCCACGCCGCCTTCCGGGAGGGGGAGGTCGCCGCGGAGGCCATCGACGGCCAGCCCGCCGCGCTGGACAACCAGGCCGTCCCCGCAGCGGTGTTCACCGACCCGGAGATAGCGACGGTCGGCATGACGGAGGAAGAGGCCCGCGAGGAGGGGTTCGACCCCGCGGTCGGCGAGATGCCGCTGCGGGCCTCGGGCCGGGCGCTGACGCTGAACGAGCGGGAGGGCTTCGTCCGCGTCGTGGCCGACGCGGAACACGGCTTCGTCCTGGGCGCGCAGGTCGTCGGTCCCGAGGCGTCGGAGCTGGTGGCCGAAGTGACCCTGGCCATCGAGATGGGCGCGACCCTCGAGGACCTGGCCGCGACGGTCCACGTCCACCCCACCCTCTCCGAGGCCGTCCACGAGGCCGCGATGGGCGCGCTCGACCGGAGCATCCACTACTGA
- a CDS encoding succinylglutamate desuccinylase/aspartoacylase family protein codes for MTSLGSAQAAPGEVDTGRLPVGETRDGTAVGLPVAVVNGAREGPTLYLQAGSDGDELNGVGVVRRVVPQLDAAELAGTVLVVGVANYHAFQVAEHRNPIDDTKLNRAYPGDSDGTSSERVAAATFDAATRADIVLDLHQGSTSRMIEEVRVRCGSRHRLHEECLELAKVFGCGYVLDQRGPDGQLARAAPDEGVPTVDPELGGSVGWDERAIRKGVDGVFNVLRHYGFLEGQAATERQTRANGFEQYGAPAGGLVDVAVDLGERVSRGQTLFTVTDVFGSVKAEVTADSSGVFWRTRRLPQVATGEYVCSVGTDVDTY; via the coding sequence ATGACGAGTCTGGGTTCGGCGCAGGCCGCCCCCGGGGAGGTCGACACGGGCCGGCTCCCCGTCGGCGAGACCCGGGACGGGACGGCCGTCGGCCTGCCCGTCGCCGTCGTCAACGGGGCCCGGGAGGGCCCGACGCTCTACCTGCAAGCCGGCAGCGACGGCGACGAGCTCAACGGCGTGGGGGTCGTCCGCCGCGTGGTCCCCCAGCTCGACGCCGCTGAGCTCGCGGGGACGGTGCTCGTGGTCGGCGTCGCCAACTACCACGCCTTCCAGGTGGCCGAGCACCGCAACCCCATCGACGACACCAAGCTCAACCGCGCCTACCCCGGGGACAGCGATGGCACCTCCTCCGAGCGGGTCGCCGCCGCCACCTTCGACGCCGCGACGCGGGCGGACATCGTGCTCGACCTCCACCAGGGGTCGACCTCCCGGATGATCGAGGAGGTCCGGGTGCGGTGTGGCTCCCGACACCGGCTGCACGAGGAGTGTCTCGAGCTCGCGAAGGTCTTCGGCTGTGGCTACGTCCTCGACCAGCGGGGCCCGGACGGCCAGCTCGCCCGGGCCGCCCCGGACGAGGGCGTGCCGACGGTCGACCCCGAACTCGGCGGGTCGGTCGGCTGGGACGAGCGCGCCATCCGGAAGGGAGTCGACGGCGTGTTCAACGTCCTCCGGCACTACGGCTTTCTGGAGGGGCAGGCTGCCACCGAGCGCCAGACCCGGGCCAACGGTTTCGAGCAGTACGGCGCCCCCGCCGGCGGGCTCGTGGACGTCGCGGTCGACCTCGGCGAACGGGTCTCCCGCGGGCAGACGCTCTTTACCGTGACCGACGTCTTCGGTTCGGTCAAGGCGGAGGTGACCGCCGACTCCAGCGGGGTCTTCTGGCGGACCCGCCGGCTCCCCCAGGTCGCCACCGGCGAGTACGTCTGCTCGGTGGGGACCGACGTGGACACGTACTGA